One Pocillopora verrucosa isolate sample1 chromosome 10, ASM3666991v2, whole genome shotgun sequence genomic window carries:
- the LOC131791148 gene encoding melanocortin receptor 4-like — MGELYRLIRAHFDSTFLAILGCELMAKTNLTGDETQKNISFLDGLHQRSIFFPAANILLSITAFLGNSLILVALRKETSLHPPSKFLYRCLATADLLVALVSQPLYVTWWISRTLSTILSRYASDAAFITSAALCGVSLLTSTAISVERLLTLLLGLRYKQIVTLKRVCVTVTIGWVFSFSAALCFILDNRISLWYGYTTIPSCLLISIASYTKIFRTLAHHQAQVQEQNQQRPSQVNILNMARYRKAVYSALWVQSALVVCYLPYFIKGLVINQRKSYSLHLDVLKETAILLVYFNSTLNPFLCCWKISGVRQAVKQTIRQALCCPWS; from the coding sequence ATGGGTGAGTTGTATCGACTTATCCGTGCCCACTTTGATTCGACTTTTCTGGCGATTTTGGGCTGCGAATTAATGGCGAAAACCAATTTGACAGGAGATGAAACGCAGAAGAACATCTCTTTCTTAGATGGGTTGCATCAACGATCGATTTTTTTCCCAGCAGccaacattctcctctccatcacagcatttcttgggaattctctAATCCTTGTTGCCCTCCGCAAAGAAACTTCCCTTCATCCTCCGTCCAAAttcttgtatcgttgtcttgCAACAGCTGATCTGTTGGTTGCTCTTGTTAGCCAGCCTCTCTACGTTACCTGGTGGATTTCCCGGACTCTATCCACGATTCTTTCTCGATACGCATCTGACGCAGCTTTCATTACAAGCGCTGCATTATGTGGAGTTTCTTTGTTGACTTCGACAGCTATAAGTGTGGAGAGACTTCTCACCTTgttgttggggctgagatacaaacaaattgtgACTTTGAAGCGCGTATGTGTCACTGTAACTATCGgttgggttttttctttttccgctGCTTTATGCTTCATTTTAGACAACCGTATATCTTTATGGTATGGGTATACTACTATACCATCTTGCTTGCTTATCTCaatcgcctcgtacacaaagatttttcgcaCACTCGCTCATCATCAGGCTCAAGTACAAGAGCAAAATCAGCAACGGCCGAGCCAAGTAAACATactgaacatggcgcgatacagaaaggcagtgtacagtgcactgtgggtgcagtcagcattagttgtttgttatttgccATATTTTATAAAGGGACTTGTGATCAACCAGAGGAAATCATATTCACTGCACTTAGATGTCCTGAAGGAAACAGCGATTCTCTTAGTTTACTTCAATTCCACGCTAAATCCATTTCTTTgctgctggaagattagtggAGTTAGGCAAGCGGTAAAACAAACAATTagacaagcactttgctgtccATGGAGTTAA